The following coding sequences are from one Nicotiana tabacum cultivar K326 chromosome 1, ASM71507v2, whole genome shotgun sequence window:
- the LOC107820982 gene encoding uncharacterized protein LOC107820982, with amino-acid sequence METIKSIIKDIDDDHFSILVDESSDVSCKEKMTIILRYVDRRGSMMERFMVIVHVRDTSALSLRNEIVSLLAQHSLSPSSIHGQCYDGASNMQGDLNVLKILMQKESREMIRESQAEEIEEALRKGELETGKGLNQELGLARAGDTQ; translated from the exons ATGGAAACAATTAAGAGTATCATTAAGGATATAGATGATGATCACTTTTCTATCTTAGTTGATGAATCTAGTGATGTGTCATGTAAGGAGAAAATGACTATTATTTTGCGTTACGTTGATAGAAGGGGAAGCATGATGGAGCGATTTATGGTTATTGTTCATGTTCGTGATACTTCTGCATTGTCTCTAAGGAATGAAATTGTTAGTTTACTTGCTCAACATTCTTTAAGCCCATCTTCTATACATGGACAATGTTATGATGGAGCAAGCAACATGCAAGGTGATTTAAATGTTCTTAAGATCttaatgcaaaaagaaagtaGAG AGATGATTCGTGAATCTCAAGCAGAAGAAATAGAAGAGGCATTACGTAAAGGGGAGCTTGAAACTGGTAAGGGTTTGAATCAAGAATTGGGTCTTGCTAGAGCTGGTGATACTCAATGA
- the LOC107820981 gene encoding uncharacterized protein LOC107820981: MFGLIIDVLDAIVVNARFEEKCKANGYLKACLTFEVVFTLHLMRTVLAITNELNAAFQKKEQDIANAMLLVGVAKDQLQTLKKECWNSLIDEVSKFCIKYDIFIPRFDELYVIPGRSRRRVSEYTVSHHYSIEVFCKIIDWQFQEFNNRFGEVTTDLLLGVACLNPTNSFSNFDIEKILRLAELYPDDFDKYSMVDLRFQLQNYLVNVRDHDKRFSGLRGLGNLSIKLVETKKHGTYPLVFQLVKFVLLLPVVTGTVERVFSAMKLIKTDLQSRMYDEFLSSCLVPYIEKDVFSLIPSSVIMNTFQIMKTRRGEL; the protein is encoded by the coding sequence atgtttggccttattatTGATGTGCTTGATGCTATTGTTGTTAACGCACGTTTTGAAGAGAAATGTAAGGCAAATGGATATCTTAAAGCATGTTTAACATTTGAAGTTGTCTTCACGTTGCATTTGATGCGTACAGTTTTAGCAATcacaaatgagcttaatgcagcCTTTCAAAAGAAGGAGCAAGATATTGCAAATGCCATGTTACTTGTTGGAGTGGCAAAGGATCAGTTGCAAACATTGAAAAAAGAATGTTGGAATTCACTTATTGATGAGGTATCTAAATTCTGtataaaatatgatatttttatacCCAGATTTGATGAGCTTTATGTTATCCCTGGAAGATCACGTCGTAGAGTTTCTGAGTACACTGTTTCGCACCACTATAGTATTGAGGTATTTTGTAAAATTATTGATTGGCAATTTCAAGAATTCAATAATCGCTTTGGTGAGGTGACAACCGATTTGCTTCTTGGAGTTGCTTGCTTGAACCCAACTAACTCTTTTTCCAATTTTGACATTGAGAAGATATTGAGATTAGCTGAGTTATATCCTGATGATTTTGATAAATATTCTATGGTTGACCTTCGCTTTCAGCTTCAGAATTACCTTGTTAATGTCCGAGATCATGATAAAAGGTTTTCTGGTCTTCGGGGACTTGGTAATCTTTCCATAAAACTAGTGGAAACAAAGAAGCATGGGACTTATCCTCTTGTTTTTCAACTAGTGAAATTTGTTTTGCTTTTGCCAGTTGTTACTGGTACAGTTGAGAGAGTTTTTTCGGCAATGAAGTTGATTAAGACCGATTTGCAGAGTCGAATGTATGATGAGTTTTTGAGTAGTTGTTTGGTGCCTTATATAGAAAAGGATGTATTTAGTCTTATTCCTAGTTCGGTTATTATGAATACCTTCCAAATCATGAAAACTCGTCGAGGAGAGTTGTAG